Below is a genomic region from Treponema sp. OMZ 798.
ATAAATCCTTTGATACAAGGAGGACTTATGCAGATTCCCATAGAGGAGATAAGGGTAAGGCAAAGAGCCAGAAAAGAATTTATAGAAATTGATGAGCTGGCAGAAAGCCTAAACCGTATCGGGCTTTTAAATCCGATTATTGTAGATCAAAACAAGGTGCTTATAGCCGGTCAGCGAAGGGTGGAAGCAGCAAAAAAACTGGGTTGGAAAACTATAGAAGCAAGGGTTCTTTCTGTAGAAGATGAGAGCCTCGCTCTCGATATCGAGATTGAAGAAAATGTGCAAAGACAGCAGTTTTCGGATGAGGAGCTTTTAAATGCTTTTACCCGTCTTAACCGCTTAAAAAATCCCGGATTCTTTGTAAGGCTCTGGCGTTCAATAAAAGCCTTTTTTAAACGGATCTTCGGTAAA
It encodes:
- a CDS encoding ParB N-terminal domain-containing protein, translated to MQIPIEEIRVRQRARKEFIEIDELAESLNRIGLLNPIIVDQNKVLIAGQRRVEAAKKLGWKTIEARVLSVEDESLALDIEIEENVQRQQFSDEELLNAFTRLNRLKNPGFFVRLWRSIKAFFKRIFGKKKELPES